A window of the Vigna angularis cultivar LongXiaoDou No.4 chromosome 3, ASM1680809v1, whole genome shotgun sequence genome harbors these coding sequences:
- the LOC108325752 gene encoding auxin-induced protein X15, which yields MLRFFVGRIQKGLSLFVARRPAFSYLSEDGAPNEAPDDVMEGYFAVVAMKGKERKRFIVGLDYLSDPAFLGLLDQAQEEYGFRHQGALALPCRPQELQKILDAPKA from the coding sequence ATGCTTAGGTTTTTTGTTGGGAGGATACAAAAGGGTCTTTCACTGTTTGTGGCTAGAAGGCCTGCATTCAGCTACTTGAGTGAAGACGGTGCCCCTAATGAGGCACCGGATGATGTTATGGAAGGTTATTTTGCTGTTGTTGCAATGAAGGGTAAGGAAAGAAAAAGGTTCATTGTTGGGTTAGATTACTTGTCTGATCCTGCATTCTTGGGACTGTTGGATCAAGCTCAAGAAGAGTATGGTTTCCGACACCAGGGAGCTCTTGCACTCCCTTGTCGACCTCAGGAGTTGCAGAAGATTCTAGATGCTCCAAAAGCATAA